In Fusarium oxysporum Fo47 chromosome VII, complete sequence, the following proteins share a genomic window:
- a CDS encoding phosphoribosyltransferase-like protein, with translation MHQRPRLPEKHFLNVASDAADMDVLVITGMRDEAPTATLSHLVSNSRLLDIRVTASGKTRQARRKCQVNDNDRHNHDCKNDNRGSNGSNCKSNSSTLDYRHSLIFDNEATGDEVIRRFADQYLLPLLHKDVERLASMVVPVPDFPRPGIEFRHVLNIAQRQGGLALCTSLLRTQFKDDWGKVDAVACCEAGGFVFASALAQQVDVPLALIREAGKLPPPTVSVKKLSSHISCSESNDLGVKRIEMSQDLIPRGASVVVIDDVLATGKTLCAVLQLLAEAGISNENISIMVVAEFLIHCGRELLYHRGFGGISIQSLLVLDVV, from the coding sequence ATGCACCAACGACCTCGGCTGCCCGAGAAGCACTTCCTGAATGTGGCGTCCGACGCCGCAGATATGGATGTACTGGTGATCACTGGGATGAGAGATGAGGCGCCGACTGCAACCTTGTCGCATTTAGTTTCGAACAGCAGATTGCTTGACATTCGTGTCACAGCTAGTGGAAAGACGCGACAAGCTCGCCGGAAATGCCAAGTCAACGATAATGATCGACACAACCATGATTGCAAGAATGACAACCGTGGCAGCAATGGCAGTAATTGTAAGTCGAATTCGTCAACATTGGACTACCGCCACAgtctcatctttgacaaTGAAGCAACGGGAGACGAGGTGATCAGAAGGTTTGCCGATCAGTACCTGCTTCCCCTCCTCCACAAGGACGTGGAGCGACTGGCTAGTATGGTGGTTCCTGTGCCTGACTTCCCACGCCCAGGCATCGAGTTCCGACATGTACTCAACATCGCCCAACGGCAGGGCGGATTGGCTTTGTGCACTTCTCTGCTACGAACTCAGTTCAAAGATGACTGGGGTAAAGTCGATGCGGTGGCCTGTTGTGAAGCGGGAGGCTTCGTTTTTGCATCAGCGTTGGCCCAGCAAGTCGATGTCCCTTTGGCGCTAATCCGCGAAGCCGGCAAGCTTCCCCCACCCACTGTTTCTGTCAAAAAGCTTTCGTCACATATCTCGTGCTCAGAATCTAATGATTTAGGAGTGAAGAGAATCGAGATGAGTCAAGATCTGATTCCTAGGGGCGCATCGGTGGTGGTAATAGACGACGTACTTGCCACAGGAAAGACGCTTTGTGCAGTGCTTCAACTGTTAGCTGAAGCAGGCATTAGTAACGAGAATATCAGCATCATGGTTGTAGCTGAATTTCTGATTCACTGCGGCCGGGAACTATTGTATCATCGTGGCTTTGGTGGTATCAGTATTCAAAGCCTTTTAGTTCTTGATGTGGTCTAG
- a CDS encoding Bromodomain-containing protein, producing PAVIEERNGEIEFRVVNNDGDRESLIVRGGLKCVFQKQLPEMPKSYIARLVYDRTHMSIVIVRKPLAVVGGITYRPFKHRKFAEIVFCAVLSDEQAKGYGAHLISHLKDYIKASSNMMHLLTYADNLAISYFKKQGFTKEITLDGSIWKGCIKDYEGGTLMQCSMLPRICYLEVGRMLLKQKKCVHAKIEAFSKSHVVHQPPKQWENGLTPIDPLSIDAIRASGWSSGMGELARQSHHGPNYKQLLHLLNDLQDHQSSWPFRQPVSEDDVADYYEVIKEPMDLSTMEARLEAEQYMTPEDFIKDARLIFDNCRQFNGENSLYVKCANKLEKYMWRQIRKISEWSHLE from the coding sequence CCCGCAGTTATTGAAGAACGTAACGGCGAGATAGAATTTCGTGTCGTCAACAATGATGGTGACCGGGAGAGTCTCATAGTCCGGGGTGGGCTGAAATGtgtcttccagaagcagcTACCGGAGATGCCCAAGAGCTACATCGCGCGCCTCGTCTACGACAGAACTCACATGTCTATCGTCATTGTGAGGAAACCGCTAGCAGTAGTAGGTGGCATCACATACCGGCCGTTCAAGCACCGCAAGTTCGCCGAGATTGTCTTCTGCGCCGTCTTATCAGACGAGCAGGCCAAGGGCTACGGGGCGCACCTCATATCGCATCTGAAGGACTATATTAAGGCATCATCGAATATGATGCATCTCCTGACCTATGCCGACAACTTGGCCATCTCCTATTTCAAGAAACAGGGCTTTACAAAGGAGATCACGTTGGATGGTTCAATTTGGAAGGGGTGTATAAAAGACTATGAGGGCGGAACTCTTATGCAGTGCTCTATGCTCCCAAGGATTTGCTACCTAGAGGTAGGCCGCATGCTcctcaagcagaagaaatgcGTCCATGCCAAAATAGAGGCCTTTAGTAAGAGCCACGTGGTCCACCAACCTCCGAAACAGTGGGAGAACGGCCTTACTCCGATCGATCCCCTATCCATCGACGCAATCCGGGCGTCAGGTTGGTCATCTGGTATGGGCGAGCTGGCTAGGCAATCCCACCACGGCCCGAATTACAAGCAGCTGTTACATCTCTTAAATGACCTCCAGGACCATCAATCATCGTGGCCATTCCGGCAGCCTGTCAGCGAGGACGATGTCGCCGACTATTACGAAGTCATCAAGGAACCAATGGACCTAAGTACTATGGAGGCCAGGCTGGAAGCGGAACAATACATGACACCTGAGGATTTCATTAAAGACGCCCGGCTCATCTTTGACAACTGTCGACAATTCAATGGTGAGAATTCGCTCTATGTGAAGTGTGCCAACAAGTTAGAGAAGTACATGTGGCGGCAGATACGCAAGATCTCCGAGTGGTCGCATTTGGAGTAG
- a CDS encoding frequency clock protein, whose product MPSNQSSSRRTLPPPIDHFPHLNSLSGSREMGPSEPPERHNDSSLNATANNAIDVEVPFSWKESSLWNVENPCMHPQYQFAPRMATTAHSSSVDGHRSVIDDLTLEIQQLRKELKRHKQSGPATLQKDKLFEIKVHGLPQMKKRELEAILRDFASDLDGSPEVSSSQKRKKISPNNHDHICSKSRIQRKHAPSSLGSRLQPADSAYASLSAGVESPSIPFNLPILTSTQSSKGKAEDHLRDVPDGLYPQHVIMTDKERKSLVVRRLEQLFTGRSNGANFSKMSPMRPGGSFIMARAVADAQVADPSSTHEPLTYGNEPIREARILPLQQRSRTWRNNYHSSGYKSAFDPNKDNMETECDDSGLASAGEPSSPALSLSKQRPTRTCDLDPDRAQIPSENLNYIRHLDLLPPELLSRQQSSQDTHLEATGWVSLNLLYNLAQLHLINVTPDFIRSAISEISSRFQLSPDGHRIRWRGGSKDTKFSSYSSVFDTSETPSVGNVDCSEKKRECQKTSRFSSNESQFGGLSKSMPAFDPQLCARVESFRYKPLFAQQSSPDGQTSCDASVCSSIVVDDKNPVESALGLNYSGGSASRSQRHEGAITYYSSAPFCTDLSGDPVALSPTTRTPSSAQIRKDSEQPSDFGPSPRRTTSMSFINYEPLKDRCQNLRQQTSAMGRNNNEVQGLMNDDREQRSDIELDLIWNNGQQYIRQQALEPCGLGGVRPDDHFTVVVDTKRPKQDIPPWPSEPHARRSNKSTERTIHHWAATVTSGSVVSGSEIKAVEESRPIEIEYLSWRMERLLPAPLPSPASFFPPFSNDNSTSGEDDDPFIDAYNAGSSEENMG is encoded by the exons ATGCCTTCAAATCAAAGCAGTTCACGTAGAACCCTGCCACCACCAATCGATCATTTTCCCCATCTCAATTCCCTCAGCGGCAGTCGTGAGATGGGGCCAAGCGAACCACCAGAGCGGCATAACGACTCAAGCCTCAACGCGACCGCCAACAATGCCATAGACG TTGAAGTACCCTTCTCCTGGAAAGAATCTAGTTTATGGAATGTAGAGAATCCATGCATGCATCCTCAATACCAGTTCGCCCCTCGTATGGCCACCACCGCGCACAGCAGTAGCGTTGATGGCCATCGCAGCGTCATTGATGACCTAACGCTGGAGATTCAGCAGCTTAGGAAGGAACTCAAGCGCCATAAGCAATCGGGTCCGGCCACGCTCCAGAAAGACAAGCTGTTTGAGATCAAGGTTCATGGGCTCCCCCAAATGAAAAAGAgagagcttgaagccatACTGAGAGACTTTGCCTCTGATCTCGACGGGTCTCCAGAGGTGTCATCATCGcaaaagaggaaaaagatATCCCCCAACAACCACGATCACATATGCTCCAAATCTAGAATTCAGCGCAAACATGCTCCTTCATCTCTAGGCTCTAGGCTCCAGCCAGCTGACTCCGCTTATGCCTCCCTGTCGGCTGGTGTTGAGTCTCCAAGCATACCTTTTAACCTCCCAATCTTGACTTCAACTCAATCATCAAAAGGCAAAGCCGAGGATCATCTACGAGATGTTCCCGACGGCCTGTACCCACAACACGTAATCATGACAGACAAGGAGCGGAAGAGTCTCGTTGTTCGTCGTCTCGAACAGCTTTTCACAGGCAGAAGTAACGGTGCCAATTTCTCGAAGATGTCACCTATGCGACCGGGTggcagcttcatcatggcgcGCGCTGTGGCAGATGCACAGGTGGCGGACCCCTCATCCACCCATGAACCACTCACTTATGGAAATGAGCCTATCCGGGAAGCCAGAATCCTCCCTCTACAACAACGATCTCGCACTTGGAGAAACAACTATCATTCAAGTGGCTATAAGTCGGCCTTTGATCCTAATAAGGACAACATGGAGACTGAGTGCGATGATAGTGGCTTGGCCTCTGCTGGCGAGCCGTCCTCCCCAGCCCTGTCTCTGTCAAAACAGCGACCCACGCGGACGTGTGATCTGGATCCCGATCGTGCTCAGATTCCGTCTGAGAATCTGAACTACATCCGACATTTGGACCTACTGCCGCCCGAGTTATTGTCTAGACAGCAGAGTAGTCAGGACACCCACCTAGAGGCTACAGGCTGGGTGTCCTTGAACCTGCTTTATAACTTGGCCCAACTCCACTTGATCAATGTAACACCAGACTTCATTCGCTCCGCCATATCTGAAATAAGCAGCAGATTTCAGCTATCCCCTGATGGGCATAGAATTCGATGGCGAGGCGGATCCAAGGATACCAAATTCAGTAGCTACAGCTCTGTCTTCGACACGTCAGAAACTCCTTCTGTCGGCAATGTTGATTGTTCGGAAAAGAAACGCGAGTGCCAGAAAACTAGCCGTTTCTCTAGCAATGAATCCCAATTCGGCGGCTTAAGTAAGAGTATGCCTGCATTTGATCCGCAGCTTTGCGCTCGGGTTGAAAGTTTCCGCTACAAGCCACTATTTGCTCAGCAGAGTTCGCCAGATGGGCAAACTTCATGCGATGCGTCAGTTTGCTCTTCTATTGTTGTGGATGACAAAAATCCTGTCGAGTCGGCCTTGGGCTTGAATTACTCCGGAGGATCAGCTAGTAGATCGCAACGCCACGAAGGTGCTATCACATACTATAGCAGTGCACCTTTCTGCACTGATTTGTCGGGCGATCCTGTTGCTCTATCACCAACTACTCGCACGCCCTCAAGCGCCCAAATTAGAAAGGATTCTGAGCAACCATCAGACTTTGGCCCGTCTCCTCGACGAACAACATCCATGTCCTTCATCAATTACGAACCGTTGAAGGATCGATGCCAAAACCTGCGTCAGCAGACTTCAGCCATGGGCAGGAATAATAATGAAGTTCAGGGTCTGATGAACGATGACAGGGAACAGAGAAGCGATATCGAGCTGGATTTGATTTGGAACAACGGCCAGCAGTACATAAGGCAGCAAGCCTTAGAACCCTGCGGACTTGGTGGCGTTCGCCCCGATGATCACTTTACGGTAGTTGTCGATACGAAGCGGCCTAAGCAAGATATTCCCCCATGGCCTTCCGAGCCTCACGCTAGGAGGTCCAATAAAAGCACAGAAAGGACCATCCATCACTGGGCGGCGACAGTAACATCTGGCTCCGTTGTCAGTGGTTCAGAAATAAAAGCAGTCGAAGAATCACGGCCTATCGAGATTGAGTATCTGTCATGGCGCATGGAGAGACTGTTACCGGCTCCACTACCGTCCCCTGCCAGTTTCTTTCCCCCGTTTAGCAACGATAATTCCACATCCGGCGAAGATGACGATCCATTTATAGATGCATATAACGCTGGGTCGTCAGAGGAGAATATGGGCTGA